The Xenopus tropicalis strain Nigerian chromosome 1, UCB_Xtro_10.0, whole genome shotgun sequence DNA segment AGTTGATATTTGGCTCAGCTCGGCAGAACCCCTGGGGGACAGACTGCTATGTGCAGTATCAGGCCATACAAACACATCTTTATATGGTCGGCCACATTGCTTGTACAAATCAGGAGTTTTTGATACATGTGAATTGGGGTCACAGCTGTTTAGCACATCTGGACTGCCATATTCTGACTTTCTTATGTACACATGTTCAGATATACTCCACAAGTCAGGAGAAATTGAATAAAATGGGGAAAATTCCCGCGGTCCATCATCTAAAATATCTGGAATACACTCAAAGAGCATGGAATCACTTATTTCAGACCCTCCATACTGCTGAATCTGATTGCTTAAGTCTACTTGCTCCACCTGACCATTAAATAGTAAGGAGTCTTCTTCTGAATGATGGGGTGCCATATTAGGATGTCTGCTTATTTGACCAAGTGCTCCTACTGTTCCTTGCAGATTTTTTTCTCTTGATAGATCAGCTTGTGTGCGTGGTTCACTTATTGTGTCTTTAattgtattatttacatttttcatttctgcCTGTAATTGCACAAAAGGCTCTGTTTTATTGAAACTTTTATCATGGCATGACACTGGTTTAAACTCTTTTACGTTTATGTTGTCCATGGGGCTTATTAAAGGAGCAGAGTTGGTTGACTTAGTTTGTCTAGGGTTTGTTTTCAGGTTGTTCAATGATTGTCTTTTTACAGAAGAGTCCTCTTCATAGTTCTCTGTGTTAGAATAGTTGTCTTCGTAACAGAGAGAgagtggtgaaacatttaaaGAACTACATGTCCCCACAACATCACTGCATTCTTTTCGTTTGTCGTCCCCATTTTCATGGTAAGAATGGCTCAGTTGGGGTGAAATAGTAAAATAAGTGTCCTCTGGGCTTTGTACTTTATTATGAGTATGCCCCAAATCTAATGTTTCAGCTGACTGGCTTCCTCTAGTAAAGGCATCTTTGGTATCAGCTCCTAAATGGAAAGTTTCCTCTTTTATGAAGATTTCCCTATAATGTTTATCATGATCTTGATGAGCATTTTCATATGACTGTGACCTATCCTCTGGGGAACCTTGAACATGCTGAAGACAGTCTTGGTTTAACATGCCTTCTTCACATGCAGCTTTACAGTTGCTCTTAGTTAGACTAACTTTTTGTTCTTTCTCTTCTTTCATTACATTATTAACACACCCATCTTGGATAAAACCAAAACTGCCCAGTATATCTTCTATTTCCGGACTTTCTTCATCTGTAAATGGAGTAGTAGAATTAGAATCTGCATTGTCCAATGAGGTGTGTATATTCTGGTAATAATTCAAGGCTTTCTCGTCAGATGAGTTTGAATGATTCCTGGTTTCATTTCCTTCAGGGCTTGATGAAGACTCAGAATCCTCACATATCTGTGTATTCCAAATATCCAAATTCATAGGGACTTTATTTACAGTGTTGAGCTGAACCTTTCCTTGGGGATTAAGGCATTTATTATTAGCACTTTCATTTTGAATAAAGCTAAACGGTTGATTGTTTTTTGACCCTGATCCATAAACACTTGAAGTGGAATTATAACCTTTTTCTTCTAATCTATTCCAGCTAAAATCCAAATCAGGACTTGTTTCACCGGAAAGTGATGAGTTACTCTGTACATCTTCTTCATTGTAggcataaatgtttattttttttttcacatatacATTTGACATATGGGGGAATAATTCTGAATTTATTCCTGCTGATTCATAactgcaaagttttgttttattccACTTGTCTGTACTGCCTTCACCTTGTATTACAGACCCTTCCTGTTCACTGTGGCTTATATCTGTTTTCTTTGTAATAGCAATATCGTTaaggaaaacattttcttttgattTGACTTTATTTAAAGTCAAATGATCATTCTCAGAAGAGATCTGGGCATCATTCATATCATTTACCTTTCCCTCTGGACTTAATAAAATTGACTTTTCATTATAACTCTTGCTCTTTACACCAGGAGATTTGATTTCATAATCGTCTTGCTCGTGTACAGATGATAACTGACCAGGTATTCGAAGATCATCCTTTAGCACAGGAGATTTTACTAACAGATTCCAGCTTCTTAAATAGCTAGAATCAGAGCTTTCTAAATCATCAGGTGAATCTAAAGAAGAAGATTCTGTATCCTCTTGTAAATCATTTTCCCAGTTATCTTGATTTGTATAACCAGCACTTCCAAGCTCTCCTCCCTTTTCTTGTAATACACAAATATCCTGACATTTACCAGAGTTTTCAAGTGGGTTTAGAACCTTGTCTTTTATATCAGGAGAAAGTGATTCATAAAAAGGGTTATGCTGTGGCTTTGAGATTGGTAAATGGTGATCTTGTCCTGATTTGACTTTGTTATCAtgtttattcattatttctaATGTAGATTGCCCCTGACCTTTCCCATGAGCCTCATTGGGGACTTCATTTGAAGGATAAGAGTTCCTAGTACATTCATTAATTTCACTTTGGCCTTGCTGTGGCAAGATGTTAAACACAGTGTTATTATGTATTGGAAGAGGCAAAAAACTGTCTGGAACTTTGTGAGCTCTTTCAGAATTGAAGCATGCAGCTTCTTCTTTGCTAAGTAAGTTGTGACTACTTGCTTCTAACAGTGTGCTTCGATTTGGGCTTAGAATAGACAAATCATGCTTATGGTTGTTCATTTCATAATTTGGTTCATTGTTCTTTGATTTGGAGGGTGTAGAACTATGGATTGCATTATCTAGATAATCACTGTGTAGATAATTTCCAAAGCATGACCTTTTAGGCATCATCTGTATAGACACATCACTATGATTtctaacatttttgttttctgaaaCTGCATGCCTGTTATTTGAGGCCAGTTCTCTATTATTCAGAATATTTAGGTCATTTGAGCTTTGGTGTCCTTCATTTAGAAGATGTTTTTCTTGATCATCTGATTTTTCAGGCTCCTTCATATCATCCTCAGATGCTGGAGATAAGTTTGATTCTGATGTTGAGTAATTGGTATCTGGTGGGGAAACAATGCAGTCTTTGCCTTTATAAGATGCAGTAAAATCCAAACACCTGTAAGGACCACAAGACAAGAAGGGATCCTCCCAATTTATATGATGGTCAACAATGTTTGTGTCTTGTCCTGCATCAAGAAAATCCCACATGCCTAGATTTCGTTCTATGTGTCCAGGGAGTAGGGTTTTTGCATCCACCCCTAGATCCTCAGTACTTCTTTGCTGTAGCATAAATTGACTTTCATCTAGAAACTCTTGACTATATCTGCTTTCTTCATGTAGTTCAGCAGTATTTTCAAAAGAAATATCAGTATCTATATTGCTTTTAGCCTTTCTTTtagcaaaatattttgttttgctgtCTTCTTTGAATGCACATAATTTGTCTTCAGATTTTTTCACATAGTCtccaaattcatctttatctgAAGTGCCAGAGAATGGATCTGATTTGCCCTGCAGTGGGTTGTTGAAGTTCCATAAATCTGGAATTAATATATTCTCTTGTCTTGTGTTTTTATCATGATTGCCTGAATTGTCATTATGTAAACCAGGGCATGGTACTTGAAATGAAGGTGCATGTCTGGCGTTAGCATTGTCTTGCCCTGATATTTGCTCTTTCCAGGACTCTGGTCTGTGAAGCACTGATTGATTACTAGAACTCCATGCATCAGCATTCATGGGAGCTGTATTTGCATCAATATTCTCACTTTCATTCCACCAGTATGCCTGAGTTTCAGATACACTGAATCCGATTTCATTAATTTTCTGCACCACGTCTTCGGGAAAAAATGTTGGAGGACCATTATCTAAGGGAGAACTTTCAACTAAACTATTCATTGGTGTTGGTGGGACTTTAACATCAGCACTGCCTAAGATTTCAGATGATAAGCTTGATTCAAATTCAGTAATGTCACTTGCACTTGGAGTTTTTTCACATAGGTCCTCATGGTTTTCAGGACTATGCATAAATGCATCATCAAAATCAACCAAACTAATATTTGGCACTTTTGTATTGAGTAAATTAGTTGAACAATGAGCTATATCATTCCTGTACAGCTGTTGCTTTTGAACTTGTTGTCCTTCAGATGAGTCACTCTGGAAAAAAAAGTCATCCGCCATAGAATAGTCAGCAGAATGAGAAGAAGATTCAGAACGAGTATTTGGTAACAAATCAAAGTTAAAGAGTTCAGCATTATCACTGTTGGTCCTGGATGGTGGTGTTTCCTCCTCTACTATCACTCCTTCTGGAACACGACTATAGTTATCAATCCCTGGAAGAAAATTGTGATGAGATCCAGCAGCATCTGCTACAGGACTATCATCACTTAGAAAAACTGAACTTTCCTTTGAAGACCGGCTGCTTCTTATAGTAGCTAAACCACTATCTGGACTAACAAGATCCACGTTAACATCAACCTGGGCTTGTGCATTTATATCTTGAGCATTTCCATCTTGAACATTGTCCACAAAGTTTACAGGGTTAGGCTGAGGGTCTAAGTCAGAACCATACAATTCCATGATGCCAGAAGATCCTTGTGAAAGGGGGGCACTACCAGCAACAGCTTCAGTTGATGAAGTCCTACTATTTGGCATCATTCCTAGTCGTCTCCTGTTAATAGCTTCTTTAATAACTGCAGCAACTTGCTCACAAGTGACTGAAGAATTTTCTTGGTGATATACTAGAAATTGCTCACATCCATAATCTGAAGGCTCTAGATCAAGGAATGGATTCTGACATTCTTCTAATTCACAACAGACCTGttagaaaaagtaaaaatataaaaaatgtcaaGATATGACATGACCAAACAATATATACaccatatttttgtatatatatatatatatatatatatatatatatatatatatatatatatatatagcaaacccagggtggcactctgcttcagctcttaccttgggtgcaaggtaaatgatttaaatatccaaaaaaaagaccagcaacaccgagttatattccaaaaagatcaatcgtgtattaaaaacgcatgaacagccaacgttacgtttcggaccccatcgggacctttctcaaggcaacgagggggggaccgaaacgtaacgttggctgttcatgcgtttttaatacacgattgatctttttggaatataactcggtgttgctggtctttttttggatatatatatatatatatatacaaaaatactgttttaataaatgagcaaacCTTAGAATACTGTTTACTATGTTTTAGCCTTAAAATctacatgtacagtatttatgtgaTTATCTAAGCCCCATTTTCTCAAACCTGTTTTTTTGGTCAAACAACAGTGTATGTTAATACAAATCAGAACACAGATTTGTTGAGAATATTAGAGATGGGACCTCATACTgttagaaaataaacatttattatactATAATATGTCACATTAacagaataacaaaaaaataaaatatgctgaTAACTGTACAATGGAGAACTGGAATTCAAAGTTCTTTGGGGGCTGTAAGGGCTTATTTTGATTTCCAGTCCAGGCCTTATTGGATTTACAGTCTGTGAATTACTTGACTAGCCTACTAATCATCATGTACAAATATAACAGACCTAAGGAGGAATTTTCACATGCAGCTCAATTTTTTGCCAGTTGTTGTAATGATACAATCTACTTTTGGATATATGAAACAGTACTAATTTCATTTGCTTAAGGTGAACATAACTCCAAAACTACTGCAACTTTTAAGAAAAGTCAGATTCTACTGGAGGCTACACTGTTTATCCATGCCAAAAAGAACATTACAATCTCCAACTTGACCCCATTCTTTACATAGGAATCACACTCTCCTTACTTACTAGGCCTGTTGCATTCTGCTAACCAGCAGGCAACTTTTTCTTGGACACTGAACTCTTATTTCCAAGGGTTTCTAACTTCACCAAACACTCGCCAACACACAGTAACTAACactttaaaatcttttaaaatcctTTCTTCAAACACAATGGGACCACAACATTGGGACCACAACATTGATGATTCAGCTAATATTATGTTATCTACACTACTGAAAATAATATATAGCAATCAATCAAACACAAATAGTATTATTCAATTAGCCAacataatttacatttaatattAATTCTATGGTCCAATTTTGTGATTGTTTTGGCCGTTCTCACCAATATGGCCAATCAAACTTTAGTCCATAATAGATCAAACTAGGGAAAACTCATAGTTAAACTAATAATCCATTTTGGTGCATATATGGAAGTTTTAACTGAAAACTGTATAAGACCACAAAAAAAGTTAGTGGTAACTTGGTGTAAGGCATAGTTGTGACACACAGCAactattatgttttctttctgaCTGTAACTTTTCTATTGTGGAGTTATTTGCAACAGATTTATTCAATAAAATTACTTTCTAATGCAAAGCGCAAATTTACAGTATTTTTAGAAATAAGATAGCTCAGAGCTATCACACCGCTTACTTGATTGCACAGTTCCGGGTTCTCTGAGTGCACAGCTATTTGTTGCACTGCCATCTGTTCCTCTGTTGTATAACTTGCCAAAAGAATCAGTATATCAATCCCATATTTGTCAAGAAATAGTTTCAGCTCCCCAATAATGTTTCTGCAGCTCATTAATTCCTGCCAATGATAACAAATATTTAGTGTTACTGATACAGAaataataaatgattatacaATAAAACCATGTAATGTATAAGCAATAAATACCACACCAGAGCACATGCCTTcatactgtaaccctttcttggcacacacTGCAGAAATTGTGTTACACTTACTTCTTTGGGGTGAATTTACTTGCTTAGTTCAGAAGATTGAGTCCCCTTTGCTTTTATGTAAAGGGTACTGGGaaactgggatttacagtgcaATGCTTCTACCTAGTGGACattgaggagcacacctcagcgGAATTCTGTAAAATGGAAACAGTAGTAAACCTTGCTTTGGGAAACCTGTGTGGTTTTAGCCAACTgctggctcagtctctcccaggacacagtcccacactcccctcctggaggaaataccctttcccagttcagtctctggcaaagtcccttccccaagagctctttagtttccccaggtagcgctacctgccccaaattACCTCTCCCTttgaataggcagttgctcccacatatCAGGCACACAAAAAAcgcctgtcctcacacaggggacacacaccaGGGATAACAGCAATCACCAGCAACTTAGAAGACCTCTCCTTATGGTCTGAAATTCAATGCCAGGCAGAGTACAGGTGCTGGTTAATCACTTACAAATCTGGTGTCTCTATTTCTCTCTcaaaagctggcaaaacaacaggggctccctttataaacttgTGGACCCCCCCTGACTTTTGGCTCCAAAGTCAGGCACAccttctctcccaacagtgcattGGGACATCCAGCCAATAtggtttctctccagtctgtaaccgggctggatgatgtcaaaGACAGAGAAACAGTGGAAAGGGttttctgatcccctacattattTTCAATGCAGACTCAAAAAACTTGCTGGAGGGTTAACTGGCTTCCAGAGAAAAGGACTTTAGCTTGTCTTAGTACATGTAAATGAGAAATAAGACTGTAACATATGATTTTATTGGTCTTTGCAGTGTGCTGTTCAATGTTATCATCCTACACAAATTAAGTACAGCTTTGGcattccttatccagaaatccattatccagaaagttttaaattaataacaaattaataattaataacaaagctcattttaagcaagtaattcttatttttcaaaattatttctgttttctcACAATACCTTGTTTTTAAAGTTCTAAAGCTTTTCAGATAAGGATTTCTTAgtaatttgggtcaccataccACAAGTCTATTTAAACAAACCCAGCTGAATTACAAAATGACAACATTAAAAAGCAAGCAGAAATATTTGAGCAAAAACCCTACACATTACCATTGGTAAATGAACACTCacgttatttatttttattacatcttAGTTATGACCTGCTGAAAAATCCATGTCGCTCTCAGTGAGACTGGCGAAGACATTAGAGTACTATGCCAGCCCATACTGGAGCCAAACAGTGGGTATATGATTGCAATAAGCCCAGACTGAGGAATGTGCTATTTAGTAACTCCATTCATCCACCTGTGCCAACACTGTTTACAAATGCAGTTACACTCCTCAGAATGAAGTAAATTTTCTTGTCATTCAGGCTTCCAGATATGAGATTCCCAGACAAGGTTCAGACTATTCCATTAGCACATATGGTATGATAGATTCTAGCAAAGGATATGtttatatttcatgttttatGTTCATATAAATATTCTAACCATTTTGTCTGCTTTATCTTAACTTTCTACCCATAAAACTGCTTTTATACAAGTATAGATTAGTGCTCAAACAGCAATGTGTAAGTGTTTAAATACTACAGTAGTACATTTTTACAGCACAGACTTGCATACTGAATTTCCTGAAAGAGTATATTCCATCTGGGGCATAGTTAATGCAGAACAGATGCACACAAAGTTGCACAGTCAATATTTATAACTTGTAGGCATTCTAAAAACATGTTCAGTCCTGTCAATTGTCACATATATAGAGCTGCATAGTGTGGAGGGCAgaacatagtgatgagcaaaattgcccaaaatcccaaaccaaatatCAAAAGAATGAAATCGTTAATACAAGTTAACCATAACAGCTTCTGTTAGAAATAACGGCAATAGCTCATACCCGATAAATCATCCAGGTCCGGGTGTGCAAAACCTGAACCTCTCATAAATAAGTCATGGATCCAGAAGCATGTAGAAAGTCAAATTCAGATTTAAATCAAAATCAAAACATGCTCACCAAAGTCCACAAGTGGTCCAGGTGCTCGgggccccgaacctgtagctgaaGGGGAAATGCTTACACAAAAGTGAAAAGAACTCCAAGCGCTCCGGACAAAGAAGTATTGCTAAAAGCGGGTCTTTATTAATTAATCCATTTAAAAGACCCGCTTTTAGCATTACTTCTTTGTTCCGAGCGCTTGGAGTTCTTTTCGCTTTTGTGGATGAGCAAATTTGGGCCAAATTGCCTTCAAATTTGTGAAACTGGCCCTTTTAATTTAGTGAAAATTTGCGGAACTGTGAAAAAACTCATGACACTGCAAAATGATGCCAAAATATCATcagaatgcattggagtcaataggaagGTGAGATTACACTGCAATTAAGTCATTTTTTGCTCTGAACAGCATCTACATTATCCTACCTTGTCAGAGAAGctctacaactgttcttcatggaaaaaaaagACAGAGGCTGGAAAACTTCTTAGAT contains these protein-coding regions:
- the prune2 gene encoding protein prune homolog 2 isoform X3, which translates into the protein MSCRNIIGELKLFLDKYGIDILILLASYTTEEQMAVQQIAVHSENPELCNQVCCELEECQNPFLDLEPSDYGCEQFLVYHQENSSVTCEQVAAVIKEAINRRRLGMMPNSRTSSTEAVAGSAPLSQGSSGIMELYGSDLDPQPNPVNFVDNVQDGNAQDINAQAQVDVNVDLVSPDSGLATIRSSRSSKESSVFLSDDSPVADAAGSHHNFLPGIDNYSRVPEGVIVEEETPPSRTNSDNAELFNFDLLPNTRSESSSHSADYSMADDFFFQSDSSEGQQVQKQQLYRNDIAHCSTNLLNTKVPNISLVDFDDAFMHSPENHEDLCEKTPSASDITEFESSLSSEILGSADVKVPPTPMNSLVESSPLDNGPPTFFPEDVVQKINEIGFSVSETQAYWWNESENIDANTAPMNADAWSSSNQSVLHRPESWKEQISGQDNANARHAPSFQVPCPGLHNDNSGNHDKNTRQENILIPDLWNFNNPLQGKSDPFSGTSDKDEFGDYVKKSEDKLCAFKEDSKTKYFAKRKAKSNIDTDISFENTAELHEESRYSQEFLDESQFMLQQRSTEDLGVDAKTLLPGHIERNLGMWDFLDAGQDTNIVDHHINWEDPFLSCGPYRCLDFTASYKGKDCIVSPPDTNYSTSESNLSPASEDDMKEPEKSDDQEKHLLNEGHQSSNDLNILNNRELASNNRHAVSENKNVRNHSDVSIQMMPKRSCFGNYLHSDYLDNAIHSSTPSKSKNNEPNYEMNNHKHDLSILSPNRSTLLEASSHNLLSKEEAACFNSERAHKVPDSFLPLPIHNNTVFNILPQQGQSEINECTRNSYPSNEVPNEAHGKGQGQSTLEIMNKHDNKVKSGQDHHLPISKPQHNPFYESLSPDIKDKVLNPLENSGKCQDICVLQEKGGELGSAGYTNQDNWENDLQEDTESSSLDSPDDLESSDSSYLRSWNLLVKSPVLKDDLRIPGQLSSVHEQDDYEIKSPGVKSKSYNEKSILLSPEGKVNDMNDAQISSENDHLTLNKVKSKENVFLNDIAITKKTDISHSEQEGSVIQGEGSTDKWNKTKLCSYESAGINSELFPHMSNVYVKKKINIYAYNEEDVQSNSSLSGETSPDLDFSWNRLEEKGYNSTSSVYGSGSKNNQPFSFIQNESANNKCLNPQGKVQLNTVNKVPMNLDIWNTQICEDSESSSSPEGNETRNHSNSSDEKALNYYQNIHTSLDNADSNSTTPFTDEESPEIEDILGSFGFIQDGCVNNVMKEEKEQKVSLTKSNCKAACEEGMLNQDCLQHVQGSPEDRSQSYENAHQDHDKHYREIFIKEETFHLGADTKDAFTRGSQSAETLDLGHTHNKVQSPEDTYFTISPQLSHSYHENGDDKRKECSDVVGTCSSLNVSPLSLCYEDNYSNTENYEEDSSVKRQSLNNLKTNPRQTKSTNSAPLISPMDNINVKEFKPVSCHDKSFNKTEPFVQLQAEMKNVNNTIKDTISEPRTQADLSREKNLQGTVGALGQISRHPNMAPHHSEEDSLLFNGQVEQVDLSNQIQQYGGSEISDSMLFECIPDILDDGPREFSPFYSISPDLWSISEHVYIRKSEYGSPDVLNSCDPNSHVSKTPDLYKQCGRPYKDVFVWPDTAHSSLSPRGSAELSQISTEGKHNETYMQNAHLHKNNSILQPCMKCTESVSSCSNMEHVCEKHSVDHYNIGCSQVNAPSSAISVKGINEHVLLDRSASANLILQECMPYTQENEENIQRDVFQTTKTHAEPFINDNSAAEVLNPCLHQGKVPGNANEENWNNVTSPADGDVGPHHENGEESDRVWNADNMTRRSLVLFDKGRDSIKLQTEDPVSSNADEEVHGHGPCESVNRSVMTVTNVAFQQTKSNERHSVSSPDTFQSISMTNVNEKQAIHRPECHSLYIEEKSSPIVSRRLGSEKKSEEFSEQEHSWSIILSQNEASDSSPEDIFSREETVDTGKGLEDTFQLGYSCDKQGGYQIDTGGQDYTELEESFEMCKVEERDIVAHVSHDLLNLQSISVHIQLPPQDGELAKYLGYKEKTENGSILDDEGMDIPLDAAEIRPEPPNSLDLNGSSTRKIKLTAPNINLSLDHSEGSILSDDNLDTPDELDINVDDLDTPDEADSFDYTGQDDQPALGEAVQEDFESIQEYTAEEERADNRLWRTVVIGEQEQRIDMKVIEPYKKVISHGGYYGEGVNAIIVFAACFLPDSSRPDYNYVMENLFLYVISTLELMVAEDYMVVYLNGATPRRKMPGLGWMKKCYQMIDRRLRKNLKSFIIVHPSWFIRTILALTRPFISSKFSSKIKYVSTLAELSELIPMEYVHIPETIVKYEESRCFPRTVRAGCLPNEPEMNTLEEEFENKMGDNA
- the prune2 gene encoding protein prune homolog 2 isoform X2, with product MSCRNIIGELKLFLDKYGIDILILLASYTTEEQMAVQQIAVHSENPELCNQVCCELEECQNPFLDLEPSDYGCEQFLVYHQENSSVTCEQVAAVIKEAINRRRLGMMPNSRTSSTEAVAGSAPLSQGSSGIMELYGSDLDPQPNPVNFVDNVQDGNAQDINAQAQVDVNVDLVSPDSGLATIRSSRSSKESSVFLSDDSPVADAAGSHHNFLPGIDNYSRVPEGVIVEEETPPSRTNSDNAELFNFDLLPNTRSESSSHSADYSMADDFFFQSDSSEGQQVQKQQLYRNDIAHCSTNLLNTKVPNISLVDFDDAFMHSPENHEDLCEKTPSASDITEFESSLSSEILGSADVKVPPTPMNSLVESSPLDNGPPTFFPEDVVQKINEIGFSVSETQAYWWNESENIDANTAPMNADAWSSSNQSVLHRPESWKEQISGQDNANARHAPSFQVPCPGLHNDNSGNHDKNTRQENILIPDLWNFNNPLQGKSDPFSGTSDKDEFGDYVKKSEDKLCAFKEDSKTKYFAKRKAKSNIDTDISFENTAELHEESRYSQEFLDESQFMLQQRSTEDLGVDAKTLLPGHIERNLGMWDFLDAGQDTNIVDHHINWEDPFLSCGPYRCLDFTASYKGKDCIVSPPDTNYSTSESNLSPASEDDMKEPEKSDDQEKHLLNEGHQSSNDLNILNNRELASNNRHAVSENKNVRNHSDVSIQMMPKRSCFGNYLHSDYLDNAIHSSTPSKSKNNEPNYEMNNHKHDLSILSPNRSTLLEASSHNLLSKEEAACFNSERAHKVPDSFLPLPIHNNTVFNILPQQGQSEINECTRNSYPSNEVPNEAHGKGQGQSTLEIMNKHDNKVKSGQDHHLPISKPQHNPFYESLSPDIKDKVLNPLENSGKCQDICVLQEKGGELGSAGYTNQDNWENDLQEDTESSSLDSPDDLESSDSSYLRSWNLLVKSPVLKDDLRIPGQLSSVHEQDDYEIKSPGVKSKSYNEKSILLSPEGKVNDMNDAQISSENDHLTLNKVKSKENVFLNDIAITKKTDISHSEQEGSVIQGEGSTDKWNKTKLCSYESAGINSELFPHMSNVYVKKKINIYAYNEEDVQSNSSLSGETSPDLDFSWNRLEEKGYNSTSSVYGSGSKNNQPFSFIQNESANNKCLNPQGKVQLNTVNKVPMNLDIWNTQICEDSESSSSPEGNETRNHSNSSDEKALNYYQNIHTSLDNADSNSTTPFTDEESPEIEDILGSFGFIQDGCVNNVMKEEKEQKVSLTKSNCKAACEEGMLNQDCLQHVQGSPEDRSQSYENAHQDHDKHYREIFIKEETFHLGADTKDAFTRGSQSAETLDLGHTHNKVQSPEDTYFTISPQLSHSYHENGDDKRKECSDVVGTCSSLNVSPLSLCYEDNYSNTENYEEDSSVKRQSLNNLKTNPRQTKSTNSAPLISPMDNINVKEFKPVSCHDKSFNKTEPFVQLQAEMKNVNNTIKDTISEPRTQADLSREKNLQGTVGALGQISRHPNMAPHHSEEDSLLFNGQVEQVDLSNQIQQYGGSEISDSMLFECIPDILDDGPREFSPFYSISPDLWSISEHVYIRKSEYGSPDVLNSCDPNSHVSKTPDLYKQCGRPYKDVFVWPDTAHSSLSPRGSAELSQISTEGKHNETYMQNAHLHKNNSILQPCMKCTESVSSCSNMEHVCEKHSVDHYNIGCSQVNAPSSAISVKGINEHVLLDRSASANLILQECMPYTQENEENIQRDVFQTTKTHAEPFINDNSAAEVLNPCLHQGKVPGNANEENWNNVTSPADGDVGPHHENGEESDRVWNADNMTRRSLVLFDKGRDSIKLQTEDPVSSNADEEVHGHGPCESVNRSVMTVTNVAFQQTKSNERHSVSSPDTFQSISMTNVNEKQAIHRPECHSLYIEEKSSPIVSRRLGSEKKSEEFSEQEHSWSIILSQNEASDSSPEDIFSREETVDTGKGLEDTFQLGYSCDKQGGYQIDTGGQDYTELEESFEMCKVEERDIVAHVSHDLLNLQSISVHIQLPPQDGELAKYLGYKEKTENGSILDDEGMDIPLDAAEIRPEPPNSLDLNGSSTRKIKLTAPNINLSLDHSEGSILSDDNLDTPDELDINVDDLDTPDEADSFDYTGQDDQPALGEAVQEDFESIQEYTAEEERADNRLWRTVVIGEQEQRIDMKVIEPYKKVISHGGYYGEGVNAIIVFAACFLPDSSRPDYNYVMENLFLYVISTLELMVAEDYMVVYLNGATPRRKMPGLGWMKKCYQMIDRRLRKNLKSFIIVHPSWFIRTILALTRPFISSKFSSKIKYVSTLAELSELIPMEYVHIPETIVKLDEELRESESPKAGCLPNEPEMNTLEEEFENKMGDNA